One segment of Metallosphaera cuprina Ar-4 DNA contains the following:
- a CDS encoding amidohydrolase family protein: MEAPSRIINVEYALLGEDLEIANKVHLEIEDGVIQHIGKGWISGGETYNRSILLPGLVNAHVHSFDGVSPEYGINLPIKEAVGDPRSEKYRILRSFSERKLFSSTLEFLKRSLSIGVLTVVDFNELDLFGAQIAHKIKKNSPVHYISLGRLDGDFSDERLLALKELVDGYGVSSISLGQDLLKKIKNVFMDRLVAIHISETLNQNLVSDVDVAISTLKPKILIHGTHLTKDEIRLIADAKLNLVICPRSNLWFSVGIPNIPEMIKAGVKLLIGTDNAGITDHNLWKEMEVSLLLSRLKDPGSDFSKEILRSSTINFNDSINPVSEGKRVTAIVMTYSDRFTAALNKYSAMIKDPGNLTKVLAPPRTLS; the protein is encoded by the coding sequence TTGGAAGCTCCTTCGAGAATAATAAACGTGGAATACGCGTTATTAGGAGAAGACCTGGAGATAGCGAATAAGGTTCACTTGGAAATAGAAGACGGAGTGATCCAGCACATTGGAAAGGGTTGGATATCAGGCGGTGAAACATACAATAGATCTATTCTTTTACCAGGACTTGTTAACGCTCATGTACATAGTTTTGATGGAGTTTCTCCGGAATATGGGATTAACTTACCAATTAAGGAGGCTGTGGGGGATCCAAGAAGCGAAAAATATAGGATTCTAAGATCATTTTCAGAACGTAAATTATTTTCATCAACGCTAGAGTTTCTGAAGAGATCGCTATCTATAGGAGTCCTAACAGTTGTAGATTTTAATGAATTAGATTTATTTGGAGCACAGATAGCTCATAAAATCAAGAAAAACTCTCCAGTACATTACATATCGCTTGGAAGGCTTGATGGAGACTTTTCTGACGAAAGATTACTAGCCCTCAAAGAACTGGTAGACGGTTATGGAGTAAGTAGCATATCGCTAGGTCAGGATTTACTCAAGAAAATAAAGAACGTCTTCATGGATAGATTAGTAGCTATACACATTTCTGAGACGTTAAATCAGAACCTGGTTTCAGATGTAGATGTGGCTATTTCTACATTAAAACCCAAGATTCTGATACATGGTACACATCTAACTAAAGATGAGATACGTTTGATTGCAGACGCTAAATTGAACCTAGTTATATGTCCCAGAAGTAATCTATGGTTCTCGGTTGGCATTCCTAATATACCTGAAATGATTAAAGCAGGAGTTAAACTTCTCATAGGTACAGACAATGCGGGTATAACAGATCACAATCTCTGGAAGGAGATGGAAGTTTCCCTTCTCCTTTCTAGATTAAAGGATCCAGGCTCTGACTTCTCAAAGGAGATCTTAAGGTCATCTACAATAAATTTCAATGATTCAATTAATCCGGTTTCTGAGGGGAAGAGAGTTACTGCAATAGTTATGACGTATTCGGATAGATTCACGGCTGCATTAAATAAGTATTCTGCAATGATCAAGGATCCAGGAAACTTGACTAAAGTCTTGGCGCCACCCAGAACTTTAAGCTAG